In one window of Chrysiogenia bacterium DNA:
- a CDS encoding carboxypeptidase regulatory-like domain-containing protein yields the protein PLERRGWIEGKVLDSSGNALPRAKVYIKDGKVWTGTAADSAGRFIFYGVEDGQHELMSRLPDKSEARASVQVDARGGANVDLRF from the coding sequence TACCGCTCGAGCGGCGCGGCTGGATCGAGGGCAAGGTGCTCGATTCGAGCGGAAATGCGCTGCCCCGGGCCAAGGTCTATATCAAGGACGGCAAGGTGTGGACCGGCACAGCGGCCGATTCGGCCGGACGCTTCATTTTCTACGGGGTGGAGGACGGCCAGCACGAGCTGATGTCGCGCCTTCCCGACAAGAGCGAGGCCCGCGCCAGCGTGCAGGTGGACGCTCGGGGCGGGGCAAATGTGGATTTGAGGTTCTAG